The DNA region TGACGAGGTCGATACCGACCGCGTGAAGGGCGCGCTGCGTGACGCCGAACATGCCTTCTCGCGCGATGGCGGCCTCGCGGTTCTCTACGGCAACCTCGCGACCGAGGGGTGCATCGTCAAGACGGCCGGCGTCGATGCCTCGATCCTGACCTTCTCAGGCCCGGCGCGCATCTTCGAGAGCCAGGATGCGGCGGTCGCCGGCATCCTCGGCGGCAAGATCGTGCCAGGCGATATCGTGCTCATCCGCTATGAGGGGCCGCGCGGCGGTCCCGGCATGCAGGAGATGCTCTACCCGACGAGCTATCTGAAATCGAAGGGGCTCGGCAAAGCCTGTGCGCTCGTCACCGACGGCCGGTTCTCGGGCGGTTCGTCTGGCCTGTCGATCGGCCATGTGTCGCCCGAGGCCGCGGCCGGCGGCACCATTGCGCTGGTCGAAGACGGGGACGTCATCGAGATCGACATTCCGGCCCGCCGCATCCATCTCGCCGTGCCGGAAGATGAGCTCGAGCGCCGCCGCGCCGCCATGCAGGCGCTGGGCGACAAGGCCTTCAAGCCAGGCGGACGCGAACGAAAAGTCTCGTCGGCGCTGCAGGCCTATGCGGCCCTCACCACCAGCGCCTCGCGCGGAGCCGTCCGCGATGTCGGGCAGCTGACGCGCAAGGGCTGAGACGAGATCACGGTCTGCGACGAGATCATGGTCTGCGACGAGATCACGGTCTGCGACGCTTGCGCCTTCAGGGCAGGCGTCGCAGCCGGCCATGCAGCAGCTCGAAGAAGCCTTCCGCATCGGGATCCTTCAGGAAGGTCACGTTGCGGGGCAGCTCGGTGATCTGCCACCAATCGGCGACCGTCATGCCGCGCGTGAGCGGGCTCATCGTCTCGACCGAGACATTGATCAGGCGTCCCTGAAAGAGCTCCGGACGCAACAGATAGGCGATGACGGAAGGGTCGTGCAGCGGGGCTCCCTCCCAGCCATATTTCCTCAAGTCGAATTGCTGCGAGAAGGAGAGCATGTCGGCGACCGCGACGCCGACCTTGTTGCCGAAGGTCCGGAAGCGTTCGAGCCTCGCCTTTGTCACCAGCAGTTGATGGGTGAGATCGAGCGGCGCCATGACGATCGGGATGCCGCTGCGCAGCACCACGTCGGCGGCCTCCGGGTCGACATAGATATTGAACTCGGCGGCCGGCGTGATGTTGCCGACCTGGAAATAGGCGCCGCCCATCGCCACGATACGCTTGACCCTCTTGGCGATCTCCGGCGCCTTCGCCAGGGCCATGCCCATATTGGTCATGGGCCCGAGCATGCACAGCGTGACCGTCTGCGGGTCCAAATTCATGAAGGTGTCGATGAGATAATCAACGCCATGCTGCGCCTGCAGGGCCGCGATGGGCTCCGGGAAGGACGGACCGTCGAGCCCGGTCGGCCCATGCACATGCTCGGCGGTGACGAGGTCGCGGCACATGGGGCGGGCGCAGCCGGCATAGACCGGCACGTCGCCTCGGCCTGCGAGCTCGAGCACCTTGCGCGCATTCAGGGAGGTGCGGCTCAGAGGCACGTTGCCGGCCACGGCGACGACGCCCAGAAGCTCGAGCTCGTCGGGTGACGCCAGAGCCAGCAGGATGGCAACGCCGTCATCTTGTCCGGGATCGGTGTCGATGATGATCTTCTGTCGCAAGGTATGCTCCGCGGGTCGAGGCGCTTGTCGCCGGACGGCAAATCCGGATCCGTCCCGAAATACTTAGCGTGACTCGACGGAAGCGTCATGAGGGCGTGGCGGGGGATCCGCGCCTCTATTGACCAACTGTTGTTGGCATGAAAAACACTTGTTTGGCGCAAAAGGAGCGATCAAGTGTCTGCCGAGGATCTGGGGCAGCAGGAACAGGCCGTGCTGGAGGCTATCACGGCGAACCCCTTCGCCGGCCAGCAGGAGATCGCGGCCACTCTCGGATTGGCGCGCTCCACCGTGGCGGCGCATATCGTGCAACTGACGCAGAAGGGATATGTGCTCGGCCGCGGTTATGTGCTGCCCAAAGGAAAGCGCATCGTCTGCCTCGGAGGCGCGACCGTCGACCGCAAATATCGCGCGCCGGATCTGCTGATTGCCGGGACCTCCAACCCGGTCGCGGGTCATCGCGCCTTCGGCGGCGTTGCGCGCAATGTCGCGGAGAACCTCGCCCGTCTGGAGGTGGATGTGAGCCTCATCTCCATTCTTGGCGACGACGAGGCGGGCCATGCAGTGCTGCGCCATCTGCACGATCTCGGCGTCGATGCATCGCGCGTGGTGACGACGCGCGAGAAGCCGACCGCCGAATATGTGGCGGTGCTCGGCCCGGGTAATGGGCTCGTTTTCGGGCTCGCCGATATGGACATATTCGGGCTCGTCACGACGGCGCATCTCGAGCGCGCCTGGCCGCATCTCGCTTCGGCGTCCTGGGTCTTGGCCGATTGCAACATGCCGAGCGAGGTGCTGGCCCATCTCGTCGCCCGCAGGCAGGGCGCCCGTTTCAAGTTGGCCTTTGACGCCGTCTCGACCCCCAAGGTCCGTCGCTTGCCGCATGACCTTGCCGGCATCGACCTCCTCTTCCTGAACAAGGACGAGGCCGATGCCTATCTGGAGGACGACGTGCTGACACCTGCCGAGGCCGCGCAGGCGCTTCGCGCCCGGGGCGCGCGCGAAGTGGTGGTGACGCTCGGCTCCGGCGGCGCGCTCGTTGCCGGCGATGTCGGGGTCGAGCTGGTGGCTGCGGTCCCGGCGCAGCCGCTCGACGTCACGGGTGCGGGCGATGCGATGATCGCCGCTACCCTCTGCCGCCTGCTGGCCGGGGAGAAGCTCGCGAGCGCCGTCCGGGTCGGTGGGCTTCTCGCCGCCCTCACCATCGAAAGCGATGCCAGCGTCCACCCCGAATTGTCGCCGCGCTTCCTGGCGACCTCAATGGCGCGCCTTACTGAACTCGCCGGAGCCACAGCCTCATGAACACCGATATCGGCCGTCCGCATCTCGCCGAGGAGGTTGCCGAGGCGCTGTCCAGAGGGCGCGCGGTGGTGGCGCTCGAATCGACGATCATCTCCCATGGCATGCCCTATCCCGACAATCTCACGACGGCGCGCCGCGTCGAAGAAGATGTGCGCGCCCACGGCGCTATACCGGCAACGATCGCGGTGATCGATGGCGTCCTGCGGGTCGGGCTCGACGAGGCGATGCTGGAGCGGCTCGGCAATGACGCCGAGGTCGTCAAGGCCTCGGGGCGCGATCTCGCGATCACGATGCTGCGCAAGCTCTCGGCGGGCACCACCGTCTCGGCGACCATGCGGATCGCCGAGCTCGCCGGCATCGCGGTCTTCGCGACCGGCGGCGTCGGCGGCGTGCATCGCGGCGCCGAGGCGAGCTTCGATGTCTCGGCTGACCTGACCGAGCTCGGCCACACCGGCACCGCGGTCGTCTGCGCCGGCGTCAAGTCGATCCTCGATATCGCCAAGACGCTCGAATATCTCGAGACCCAGCGTGTGCCGGTGATTGCCTATGGCACGCAGGATTTCCCGGCCTTCTATTCGCGTGCGAGCGGCGAGCGCATCGACCAACGCCTCGACACGCCGGTCGAGATCGCCGAGGCGATAATGCTGCATCGGCGGCTCGGCTCCGGCACCGGTCTCTTGATCGCCAACCCGATCCCGGAGGAGCATGCCCTGCCCGCGGAAAAGATCGACCGTGCGATCGCGGACGCCGTCTCCGAGGCGCAGGCGAGCGGCATCGGCGGCAAGGTGCTGACACCCTTCCTCTTGTCGCGCATCAACGAGCTGACGGCGGGCGAAAGCCTGAAATCCAATATCGCGCTGGTGCGCAACAATGCGGCGCTCGCGGCGCAGATCGCAGTCGCCCATGCGGCGCTCATCGCCTGATCGACGTCTGCTTCGGCCAAGCCGTGATCGAGATGTCGGTGAGCGCGACTCATGAGCCGCCGAGCTTGAGCTCCGTCAAAGCCGCCTGCACGGCGTTCGAGCTTCGTGCCTGCGCGCTGCTCGGCTTGCCGCCGCCATGGGCGGATTTGCCGCTCGCACGGCCTGCGCCTTTCCTCTTGCCGTCGCTATTGACGCCGGCGATGTAGACGTCGTCGGCGCCGGGTTGACGAGAGACGGCCTGAACCTTGCGGATCGCGGGTGTGTTGATGATGGATGTGATCGGCGGAATCATCTTCGCCTCTCGGAGTTTCGCGGCCGGAAGGGTGGCGACGCCGCCACCCCGCCAGGACGATGTCAGCCGCCGAGCTTGAGGAGCGTCAAGGCGGCCTGCACGGGGGACGAGCTGGTCGCCTGGGTGCTGGTCGGCTTGTAGTCGCCATCGGCGTCCTTGACGGCGGAACGACCGA from Rhizobiales bacterium GAS188 includes:
- a CDS encoding purine nucleosidase yields the protein MRQKIIIDTDPGQDDGVAILLALASPDELELLGVVAVAGNVPLSRTSLNARKVLELAGRGDVPVYAGCARPMCRDLVTAEHVHGPTGLDGPSFPEPIAALQAQHGVDYLIDTFMNLDPQTVTLCMLGPMTNMGMALAKAPEIAKRVKRIVAMGGAYFQVGNITPAAEFNIYVDPEAADVVLRSGIPIVMAPLDLTHQLLVTKARLERFRTFGNKVGVAVADMLSFSQQFDLRKYGWEGAPLHDPSVIAYLLRPELFQGRLINVSVETMSPLTRGMTVADWWQITELPRNVTFLKDPDAEGFFELLHGRLRRLP
- a CDS encoding pseudouridine kinase, with product MSAEDLGQQEQAVLEAITANPFAGQQEIAATLGLARSTVAAHIVQLTQKGYVLGRGYVLPKGKRIVCLGGATVDRKYRAPDLLIAGTSNPVAGHRAFGGVARNVAENLARLEVDVSLISILGDDEAGHAVLRHLHDLGVDASRVVTTREKPTAEYVAVLGPGNGLVFGLADMDIFGLVTTAHLERAWPHLASASWVLADCNMPSEVLAHLVARRQGARFKLAFDAVSTPKVRRLPHDLAGIDLLFLNKDEADAYLEDDVLTPAEAAQALRARGAREVVVTLGSGGALVAGDVGVELVAAVPAQPLDVTGAGDAMIAATLCRLLAGEKLASAVRVGGLLAALTIESDASVHPELSPRFLATSMARLTELAGATAS
- a CDS encoding pseudouridine-5'-phosphate glycosidase yields the protein MNTDIGRPHLAEEVAEALSRGRAVVALESTIISHGMPYPDNLTTARRVEEDVRAHGAIPATIAVIDGVLRVGLDEAMLERLGNDAEVVKASGRDLAITMLRKLSAGTTVSATMRIAELAGIAVFATGGVGGVHRGAEASFDVSADLTELGHTGTAVVCAGVKSILDIAKTLEYLETQRVPVIAYGTQDFPAFYSRASGERIDQRLDTPVEIAEAIMLHRRLGSGTGLLIANPIPEEHALPAEKIDRAIADAVSEAQASGIGGKVLTPFLLSRINELTAGESLKSNIALVRNNAALAAQIAVAHAALIA